One Leopardus geoffroyi isolate Oge1 chromosome C1, O.geoffroyi_Oge1_pat1.0, whole genome shotgun sequence DNA segment encodes these proteins:
- the MAP7D1 gene encoding MAP7 domain-containing protein 1 isoform X5 produces MESGSHAEPGAGAPPAVAARTPPEPRPSPEGDPSPPPPPPPMSTLVPDTPPDTPPAMKNAASSKQLPLEPESPTGPVGPRSAPQQEESPFSEGKSRGPTPPATGPRDSRPPRRSSQPSPTAVQASDSPPTKQDVKKAGERHKLAKERREERAKYLAAKKAVWLEKEEKAKALREKQLQERRRRLEEQRLKAEQRRAALEERQRQKLEKNKERYEAAIQRSVKKTWAEIRQQRWSWAGALHHSSPGHKTNRSLQLSAWESSIVDRLMTPTLSFLARSRSAVTLPRNGRDQAVPVCPRSASASPLTPPSSAPRSVHRCAPAGERGERRKPSAGGSPAQVRRRPEASPVQKKEKKDKERENEKEKSALARERSLKKRQSLPASPRPRLSAGNAELSPKGKARPSSPSTSWHRPASPCPSPGPGHALPPKPPSPRGTTASPKGRVRRKDEAKESLSSAGPVDKNQNKGKTGDEKEPAAPASPAPSPVPSPTPAQPQKEQPTADIPADTAVLTSPPAPAPPATPSKPMAGTTDREEATRLLAEKRRQAREQREREEQERRLQAERDKRMREEQLAREAEARAEREAEARRREEQEAREKAQAEQEEQERLQKQKEEAEARSREEAERQRLEREKHFQREEQERQERKKRLEEIMKRTRKSEAAETKKLDRKEAKANNFSPDPVKAGEARPSGLQKEAVQKEELAPQEPQWSLPSKESPGSLVNGLQPLPAHQENGFSPKGPSGDKSLGRTPEALLPFAEAEAFLKKAVVQPPQVTEVL; encoded by the exons CTGTGGCAGCCAGGACCCCCCCAGAGCCAAGACCTTCTCCTGAAGGTGACCCCTCCCCACCGCCGCCACCACCACCGATGTCAACCCTGGTCCCTGACACTCCCCCAGACACCCCACCTGCCATGAAGAATGCCGCTAGCTCTAAGCAGCTCCCACTGGAACCAGAGAGCCCCACAGGGCCAGTGGGGCCTAGATCAGCCCCCCAGCAGGAAGAATCCCCTTTCTCAGAAGGGAAGAGCAGGGGACCCACCCCACCAGCCACAGGCCCCCGGGATTCCAGACCTCCTCGAAGGAGCAGCCAGCCATCCCCGACGGCGGTGCAAGCCTCTGACAGCCCTCCCACCAAGCAAG ATGtaaagaaggcaggagagagacaCAAGCTGGCAAAGGAGCGGCGAGAAGAACGAGCCAAGTACCTGG CGGCCAAGAAAGCAGTGtggctggagaaggaggagaaggccAAGGCGTTGCGGGAGAAGCAGCTCCAGGAGCGCCGCCGGAGGCTGGAGGAGCAGAGGCTCAAAGCCGAGCAACGCCGCGCGGCCCTCGAGGAGCGGCAGCGGCAGAAGCTGGAGAAAAACAAG gaGCGCTATGAAGCGGCCATCCAGAGGTCAGTGAAGAAGACATGGGCCGAAATCCGGCAGCAGCGCTGGTCCTGGGCAGGAGCCCTGCACCACAGCTCCCCAGGACACAAGACCA ATCGCAGCCTACAGCTCAGCGCGTGGGAGAGCAGCATCGTGGACCGTCTGATGacacccaccctctccttcctggcACGGAGTCGCAGTGCGGTCACACTGCCCCGCAACGGCCGGGATCAGG CCGTGCCCGTGTGCCCGCGCTCGGCCTCCGCCAGCCCCCTCACGCCGCCGAGCAGCGCCCCCCGAAGCGTGCACCGCTGCGCCCCAGCTGGGGAGCGCGGGGAGCGCCGCAAGCCCAGCGCCGGGGGCAGCCCGGCCCAGGTCCGCCGCCGGCCTGAAGCCTCGCCG GtgcagaaaaaggagaagaaggacaAGGAGCGGGAAAATGAGAAGGAGAAGAGTGCCCTGGCCCGGGAGCGCAGCCTCAAGAAGCGCCAGTCACTGCCTGCGTCTCCGCGCCCGCGCCTCTCTGCCGGCAACGCCGAGCTCAG tCCCAAAGGCAAGGCTCGGCCATCCTCTCCCTCCACATCCTGGCACaggcctgcctccccctgccccagcccagggccaggTCACGCTCTGCCCCCCAAACCACCGTCCCCTCGGGGCACCACTGCATCACCCAAGGGGCGGGTTCGGAGGAAGGACGAGGCAAAGGAGAGCCTCAGTTCGGCAGGACCTGTGGACAAGAACCAGAACAAAGGCAAGACCGGTGACGAGAAGGAGCCAGCAGCCCCTGCCTCACCAGCTCCCTcacctgtgccctcccccaccccagcccagccccagaagGAGCAGCCCACAGCCGACATCCCTGCAG ATACTGCTGTCCTGacctcacccccagcccctgctccacCAGCGACCCCTAGCAAACCCATGGCGGGCACCACAGACCGAGAAGAGGCCACTCGACTCCTGGCTGAGAAGCGGCGCCAAGCACGGGAGCAGCGGGAGCGCGAGGAACAGGAGCGGAGGCTGCAAGCAGAAAGGGACAA GCGCATGCGAGAAGAGCAGCTGGCGCGGGAGGCCGAGGCTCGGGCCGAGAGGGAGGCGGAGGCCCGGAGGCGGGAGGAGCAGGAGGCCCGAGAGAAGGCGCAAGCAGAGCAGGAGGAGCAGGAGCGGCTGCAGAAGCAG AAAGAAGAGGCTGAAGCTCGGTCCCGGGAAGAAGCGGAGCGGCAGCGTCTGGAGCGGGAAAAGCACTTCCAGCGGGAGGAGCAGGAGCGGCAAGAGCGCAAAAAG CGTCTGGAGGAGATCATGAAGAGGACTCGGAAGTCAGAAGCTGCTGAAACCAAG AAGCTGGacagaaaggaggcaaaagccAACAATTTCAGCCCAG ACCCTGTGAAAGCCGGGGAGGCTCGGCCCTCAGGGCTGCAGAAGGAGGCTGTGCAGAAAGAGGAGCTGGCCCCCCAGGAGCCTCAGTGGAG CCTGCCAAGCAAAGAGTCACCAGGATCCCTGGTGAACGGCCTGCAGCCTCTCCCTGCACACCAGGAGAATGGCTTCTCCCCTAAGGGGCCCTCTGGGGACAAGAGCCTGGGCCGAACGCCAGAGGCACTCCTGCCCTTCGCTGAGGCAGAAGCTTTCCTCAAGAAAGCTGTGGTACAGCCCCCACAGGTCACAG AAGTCCTTTAA
- the MAP7D1 gene encoding MAP7 domain-containing protein 1 isoform X6 produces MESGSHAEPGAGAPPAVAARTPPEPRPSPEGDPSPPPPPPPMSTLVPDTPPDTPPAMKNAASSKQLPLEPESPTGPVGPRSAPQQEESPFSEGKSRGPTPPATGPRDSRPPRRSSQPSPTAVQASDSPPTKQDVKKAGERHKLAKERREERAKYLAAKKAVWLEKEEKAKALREKQLQERRRRLEEQRLKAEQRRAALEERQRQKLEKNKERYEAAIQRSVKKTWAEIRQQRWSWAGALHHSSPGHKTSGSRCSVSAVNLPKHVDSIINKRLSKSSATLWNSPSRNRSLQLSAWESSIVDRLMTPTLSFLARSRSAVTLPRNGRDQAVPVCPRSASASPLTPPSSAPRSVHRCAPAGERGERRKPSAGGSPAQVRRRPEASPVQKKEKKDKERENEKEKSALARERSLKKRQSLPASPRPRLSAGNAELSPKGKARPSSPSTSWHRPASPCPSPGPGHALPPKPPSPRGTTASPKGRVRRKDEAKESLSSAGPVDKNQNKGKTGDEKEPAAPASPAPSPVPSPTPAQPQKEQPTADIPADTAVLTSPPAPAPPATPSKPMAGTTDREEATRLLAEKRRQAREQREREEQERRLQAERDKRMREEQLAREAEARAEREAEARRREEQEAREKAQAEQEEQERLQKQKEEAEARSREEAERQRLEREKHFQREEQERQERKKVCRAVL; encoded by the exons CTGTGGCAGCCAGGACCCCCCCAGAGCCAAGACCTTCTCCTGAAGGTGACCCCTCCCCACCGCCGCCACCACCACCGATGTCAACCCTGGTCCCTGACACTCCCCCAGACACCCCACCTGCCATGAAGAATGCCGCTAGCTCTAAGCAGCTCCCACTGGAACCAGAGAGCCCCACAGGGCCAGTGGGGCCTAGATCAGCCCCCCAGCAGGAAGAATCCCCTTTCTCAGAAGGGAAGAGCAGGGGACCCACCCCACCAGCCACAGGCCCCCGGGATTCCAGACCTCCTCGAAGGAGCAGCCAGCCATCCCCGACGGCGGTGCAAGCCTCTGACAGCCCTCCCACCAAGCAAG ATGtaaagaaggcaggagagagacaCAAGCTGGCAAAGGAGCGGCGAGAAGAACGAGCCAAGTACCTGG CGGCCAAGAAAGCAGTGtggctggagaaggaggagaaggccAAGGCGTTGCGGGAGAAGCAGCTCCAGGAGCGCCGCCGGAGGCTGGAGGAGCAGAGGCTCAAAGCCGAGCAACGCCGCGCGGCCCTCGAGGAGCGGCAGCGGCAGAAGCTGGAGAAAAACAAG gaGCGCTATGAAGCGGCCATCCAGAGGTCAGTGAAGAAGACATGGGCCGAAATCCGGCAGCAGCGCTGGTCCTGGGCAGGAGCCCTGCACCACAGCTCCCCAGGACACAAGACCA GTGGGAGCAGGTGCTCCGTGTCGGCAGTAAACCTGCCTAAACACGTGGACTCTATAATCAACAAGCGGCTCTCAAAGTCCTCTGCCACGCTCTGGAACTCCCCCAGTAGAA ATCGCAGCCTACAGCTCAGCGCGTGGGAGAGCAGCATCGTGGACCGTCTGATGacacccaccctctccttcctggcACGGAGTCGCAGTGCGGTCACACTGCCCCGCAACGGCCGGGATCAGG CCGTGCCCGTGTGCCCGCGCTCGGCCTCCGCCAGCCCCCTCACGCCGCCGAGCAGCGCCCCCCGAAGCGTGCACCGCTGCGCCCCAGCTGGGGAGCGCGGGGAGCGCCGCAAGCCCAGCGCCGGGGGCAGCCCGGCCCAGGTCCGCCGCCGGCCTGAAGCCTCGCCG GtgcagaaaaaggagaagaaggacaAGGAGCGGGAAAATGAGAAGGAGAAGAGTGCCCTGGCCCGGGAGCGCAGCCTCAAGAAGCGCCAGTCACTGCCTGCGTCTCCGCGCCCGCGCCTCTCTGCCGGCAACGCCGAGCTCAG tCCCAAAGGCAAGGCTCGGCCATCCTCTCCCTCCACATCCTGGCACaggcctgcctccccctgccccagcccagggccaggTCACGCTCTGCCCCCCAAACCACCGTCCCCTCGGGGCACCACTGCATCACCCAAGGGGCGGGTTCGGAGGAAGGACGAGGCAAAGGAGAGCCTCAGTTCGGCAGGACCTGTGGACAAGAACCAGAACAAAGGCAAGACCGGTGACGAGAAGGAGCCAGCAGCCCCTGCCTCACCAGCTCCCTcacctgtgccctcccccaccccagcccagccccagaagGAGCAGCCCACAGCCGACATCCCTGCAG ATACTGCTGTCCTGacctcacccccagcccctgctccacCAGCGACCCCTAGCAAACCCATGGCGGGCACCACAGACCGAGAAGAGGCCACTCGACTCCTGGCTGAGAAGCGGCGCCAAGCACGGGAGCAGCGGGAGCGCGAGGAACAGGAGCGGAGGCTGCAAGCAGAAAGGGACAA GCGCATGCGAGAAGAGCAGCTGGCGCGGGAGGCCGAGGCTCGGGCCGAGAGGGAGGCGGAGGCCCGGAGGCGGGAGGAGCAGGAGGCCCGAGAGAAGGCGCAAGCAGAGCAGGAGGAGCAGGAGCGGCTGCAGAAGCAG AAAGAAGAGGCTGAAGCTCGGTCCCGGGAAGAAGCGGAGCGGCAGCGTCTGGAGCGGGAAAAGCACTTCCAGCGGGAGGAGCAGGAGCGGCAAGAGCGCAAAAAGGTCTGCAGAGCCGTGCTGT ag